A part of Candidatus Stoquefichus sp. SB1 genomic DNA contains:
- a CDS encoding DUF4186 domain-containing protein produces the protein MMRLKNHEQLFLRLSRSTFRSRFHLQTKDFEYINQKGLETIRQHAYDFINKRLAPKTIINDGKQTPMRGHPVFIAQHATATCCRKCLYKWHSIPMGTDLNQEQVEYIVDIIMEWIQREERRYKN, from the coding sequence ATGATGAGATTGAAAAATCATGAACAATTGTTTTTAAGATTGTCTCGTTCTACATTTAGAAGTCGTTTTCATCTTCAAACTAAAGATTTTGAATATATCAATCAAAAAGGTTTAGAAACAATCCGTCAGCATGCATATGATTTTATTAATAAAAGATTAGCACCCAAAACGATAATCAATGATGGAAAACAGACACCAATGAGAGGGCATCCTGTTTTTATTGCCCAGCATGCGACAGCAACTTGCTGTCGCAAATGTCTTTATAAATGGCATTCTATTCCAATGGGAACGGATTTAAATCAAGAACAAGTTGAGTATATTGTTGATATTATTATGGAATGGATTCAAAGAGAAGAAAGAAGGTATAAAAATTGA